One Candidatus Methanoplasma cognatum DNA window includes the following coding sequences:
- the truD gene encoding tRNA pseudouridine(13) synthase TruD, which translates to MNGPYRECRTAEADIGMSFYLSDTDGTGGRLKKEPEDFVVKEISDRPEAAADGRFVIAEVTSRNWETNRLVRLLSRGLGISREKIGFAGTKDKRAVTTQLMSFECPIDSMKRISLKDVEIKEPYTAKRGVQIGDLLGNSFAVRVRECTVPENDISETLDAVSSAVKDKGGFPNYFGVQRFGSVRPITHKVGESIVRGDIEGAVRSYVSDLSAFEDEDVTDARRALSEDGDWSSLLKDMPDSLSFEKIMVEHIVSYPDDWKGAIEKLPKNLQMMFVHAYQSYLFNRMLSGRMGKGIPLNRPIVGDVVIPLDSNRVPQHENPVATTPNNIDLVTRQVRSGRAFVTISLFGSESRIAEGEMGEIERSVIENERISGKDFIVPGLPHCSSKGSRREILCPVAGLSHRIAGDGYEVSFSLTKGNYATCLLREYMKSEMNRY; encoded by the coding sequence ATGAACGGCCCGTACAGGGAATGCCGCACCGCCGAAGCGGACATCGGCATGTCCTTCTACCTGAGCGACACGGACGGGACCGGCGGACGTCTCAAAAAAGAGCCGGAGGATTTTGTTGTAAAAGAGATATCGGACAGACCTGAGGCCGCTGCGGACGGAAGGTTCGTTATCGCAGAAGTTACCAGCAGGAATTGGGAAACGAACCGCCTCGTAAGACTGCTTTCGAGAGGCCTCGGCATATCCCGCGAAAAGATAGGCTTTGCCGGGACAAAGGACAAAAGAGCGGTGACGACGCAGCTAATGTCCTTCGAATGCCCCATCGATTCTATGAAAAGGATCTCCCTCAAGGATGTGGAGATCAAAGAGCCATACACTGCAAAAAGAGGGGTTCAGATCGGGGACCTGCTGGGGAATTCGTTTGCGGTCAGGGTCAGAGAGTGCACTGTCCCGGAGAACGACATCTCTGAGACCCTTGACGCCGTTTCCTCGGCCGTGAAGGATAAGGGGGGCTTTCCGAACTATTTCGGAGTGCAGAGGTTCGGATCTGTCAGGCCGATAACGCATAAGGTCGGCGAATCCATAGTCAGAGGAGATATAGAAGGAGCTGTCCGAAGTTATGTTTCGGACCTGTCCGCATTCGAGGACGAGGATGTCACGGACGCGAGAAGAGCCCTGTCTGAAGACGGCGACTGGTCCTCCCTTCTGAAAGATATGCCGGATTCGCTGTCGTTCGAGAAGATCATGGTGGAACACATTGTCTCTTACCCAGACGATTGGAAGGGGGCCATAGAAAAACTCCCTAAGAACCTCCAGATGATGTTCGTGCATGCCTACCAGTCATATCTTTTCAACAGGATGCTCAGCGGACGTATGGGGAAAGGCATCCCTCTGAACAGACCCATAGTGGGGGATGTCGTCATCCCCCTGGATTCCAACAGGGTGCCTCAGCATGAGAACCCTGTCGCTACGACGCCGAACAACATTGACCTTGTGACAAGACAGGTCAGATCGGGCAGGGCGTTCGTTACCATATCGCTGTTCGGTTCCGAAAGCAGGATAGCGGAAGGAGAGATGGGAGAGATCGAGAGATCCGTCATTGAAAACGAGAGGATCTCCGGCAAGGACTTCATTGTCCCAGGGCTGCCGCACTGCAGTTCGAAGGGGAGCAGGAGGGAGATACTGTGTCCCGTGGCAGGTCTGTCGCACAGGATCGCCGGCGACGGATACGAGGTCAGCTTCTCCCTTACGAAGGGGAATTATGCGACATGCCTTTTAAGAGAATATATGAAATCGGAAATGAACAGATACTGA